One Anopheles marshallii chromosome 3, idAnoMarsDA_429_01, whole genome shotgun sequence genomic region harbors:
- the LOC128711754 gene encoding protein rolling stone-like, which yields MPNKFVSACKEELEVRNCGFAHLPAEEFVKSQWQTRTKSICFLLYRLALAIFFTGVVINSMVVAVERDEFSKYFIYLTHWGILLCMGTTVMGAVLVMIWYFHPEYSERVCNSDEMPNSFKVYWMVHNITLILSVCITIIYWAILHNETMPVDPNNILIHACNCVFMFLDLIIVAYPVRIWHVLQPITFGLVYCVFSLIYYAADGTDRFGRPYIYNVLDWNEPGKAMVTVVGTILLAMIVHMLMFAIYKLRVKIYLRHFNHKPIIPTNSTLQLQTGKCNGISMVYGNDNKAFSIGERY from the exons ATGCCCAACAAGTTTGTGAGCGCGTGCAAAGAGGAGCTGGAGGTTCGGAACTGCGGTTTTGCCCATCTCCCAGCGGAGGAGTTTGTTAAATCACAG TGGCAAACAAGAACGAAGTCAATATGCTTTCTACTCTATCGGTTGGCATTGGCCATCTTCTTCACCGGCGTTGTCATCAACTCGATGGTGGTCGCAGTCGAACGCGACGAGTTCAGTAAATACTTCATCTACCTAACACACTGGGGCATTCTGCTGTGCATGGGAACGACCGTGATGGGTGCGGTGCTGGTGATGATTTGGTACTTCCATCCGGAATATTCAG AGAGAGTTTGCAATAGCGATGAAATGCCCAACTCGTTCAAGGTGTACTGGATGGTGCACAACATCACGCTCATCCTGTCCGTGTGCATTACCATCATCTATTGGGCGATTCTGCACAATG AAACAATGCCGGTCGATCCGAACAACATCCTGATCCATGCTTGCAACTGTGTCTTCATGTTTCTCGACCTTATTATCGTGGCATACCCGGTGCGAATATGGCACGTACTGCAGCCGATCACTTTCGGGCTGGTCTACTGCGTATTCTCGCTCATCTACTATGCGGCCGACGGTACAGATAG ATTCGGTCGGCCGTACATTTACAACGTTCTGGACTGGAACGAGCCGGGCAAGGCGATGGTAACGGTGGTCGGCACCATCCTGCTAGCCATGATCGTCCACATGCTAATGTTCGCCATCTACAAGCTGCGGGTGAAGATCTATCTCCGGCACTTCAACCACAAACCGATCATCCCAACCAACTCGACGCTGCAGCTGCAGACTGGCAAGTGTAATGGCATTTCGATGGTGTACGGCAACGATAACAAGGCGTTCAGCATCGGCGAGCGGTACTGA
- the LOC128715159 gene encoding thioredoxin-2-like has translation MVYMVKDSGDFNNKLEAAGDQLVVVDFFATWCGPCKVIAPKLEEFQNKYADKIVVVKVDVDECEELAAQYNIASMPTFLFIKRKEVVAQFSGANPEKLESFIQQHSG, from the exons ATGGTGTACATGGTGAAAGATTCC GGGGACTTCAACAACAAGCTCGAAGCGGCCGGCGAtcagctggtggtggttgaCTTCTTCGCCACCTGGTGCGGCCCGTGCAAGGTGATCGCTCCGAAGCTGGAAGAGTTCCAGAACAAGTACGCCGACAAGATCGTGGTGGTGAAGGTGGACGTGGACGAGTGTGAAGAACTGGCGGCCCAGTACAACATCGCCAGCATGCCCACGTTCCTGTTCATCAAGCGGAAGGAAGTGGTGGCCCAGTTCTCCGGTGCAAACCCCGAAAAGCTGGAAAGCTTCATCCAGCAGCACTCTGGTTAA
- the LOC128715157 gene encoding uncharacterized protein LOC128715157 yields MKRYLLDLSELFTDHRQKAYIGYRAAWTTVECVIRTIRNTFNIQSGIYICSEDGIFYPANESVELICEEKSIKVLPSEKVRKEKIISDDEPPNWRIAKTKQESNTYEDIESVLSSLPTPKRHRVRKRKVKQVAREESPPRMKQRVQQTATVTRQNGHIRFPLEESHSSDGSKVTYEPERPYRNLNREMKARVVRAVSPSALIKQRSEPPTAMVTNEAADTREPIKCISKPNIKPKVVRAIPCTVEVKQEQLNASAMETNVAMGQETLQQSYQPQTVEDSNVIAIDSPTPVNGQEATHDTAVPAV; encoded by the exons ATGAAGCGATATTTGTTAGACTTAAGTGAACTGTTTACAGACCATAGACAAAAAGCTTACATCGGTTATCGTGCTGCGTGGACCACGGTGGAATGCGTGATACGCACTATACGAAACACATTCAACATACAGTCGGGCATCTACATCTGCAGCGAGGATGGAATATTCTATCCTGCCAATGAAAGTGTAGAGCTAATATGCGAAGAAAAGTCAATCAA gGTACTGCCATCGGAGAAGGTACGGAAAGAAAAGATAATATCAGACGACGAACCTCCGAACTGGCGCATTGCAAAAACTAAGCAAGAAAGTAACACCTACGAAGACATCGAATCAGTCCTTTCGAGTCTTCCAACACCGAAGCGCCATCGTGTGCGAAAGcgtaaagtaaaacaagttGCAAGGGAAGAGTCACCACCACGCATGAAACAAAGAGTACAGCAAACTGCAACCGTTACTCGGCAGAACGGCCACATTCGGTTTCCCCTTGAAGAGTCGCATTCGAGTGACGGCAGTAAAGTAACGTACGAACCGGAACGTCCGTACAGGAACCTGAACCGTGAAATGAAGGCAAGAGTTGTACGGGCTGTATCCCCATCGGCGCTTATCAAACAGCGATCTGAACCACCAACAGCAATGGTCACGAATGAAGCTGCTGACACACGTGAACCGATCAAATGCATTTCAAAACCTAATATAAAACCAAAAGTTGTTCGAGCGATACCGTGTACCGTTGAAGTAAAACAGGAACAACTTAACGCTAGCGCtatggaaacaaatgttgcGATGGGCCAGGAAACGTTGCAACAATCGTATCAACCGCAAACAGTAGAAGACTCCAATGTAATCGCAATCGACTCTCCAACACCTGTTAACGGTCAAGAGGCCACTCATGACACCGCTGTACCGGCAGTGTGA
- the LOC128715158 gene encoding transmembrane protein 53-B yields the protein MSAIYGTRMESDYPLDDTLEYFIKFPSPNFRSDTQTAESDYVFVCNETNVPIVLLLGWAGCQDKYLMKYSKIYEDRGLITIRYTAPVENLFWKRAGMHQIGEKILKLIYDMNFDSHPLIFHVFSNGGAFLYQHIALALRRSKSPINICGMIFDSAPGDRRIVGLYRAITAIYGKERRCNTLLSALMAVAAILLWTFEDAFNYVLNFIKPRGYEVQTNPSHNLKYESNAWPQLFLYSREDLLIPYTDIEKFANYRRRCGVDVRSVCFERSEHVKHYIRHPQQYIYTVCKFINDCLSHYYGKFHN from the exons ATGTCGGCTATATACGGGACACGCATGGAATCGGACTATCCACTCGATGATACGCTGGAATACTTTATCAAATTCCCCTCACCCAACTTCCGGAGCGACACGCAAACGGCCGAAAGTGactatgtgtttgtgtgcaatgAAACGAATGTCCCCATCGTGTTGCTGCTTGGCTGGGCCGGATGTCAGGATAAATATCTCATGAAGTACTCCAAGATCTATGAAGACCGTGG ACTCATCACCATCCGATACACGGCGCCGGTGGAAAACCTGTTCTGGAAGCGCGCCGGGATGCATCAGATTGGGGAGAAGATATTGAAACTCATCTACGACATGAACTTCGACAGCCATCCGCTCATATTTCACGTATTTTCCAACGGAGGTGCGTTCCTGTACCAGCACATTGCACTCGCATTAAGACGCTCCAAATCCCCGATCAATATCTGCGGCATGATCTTCGATTCTGCACCGGGAGATCGACGGATAGTTGGTCTTTATCGTGCCATTACGGCTATCTACGGGAAGGAGCGACGGTGCAACACACTGCTGTCCGCATTGATGGCCGTCGCAGCCATTTTACTTTGGACGTTTGAG GACGCCTTCAATTATGTGCTTAACTTTATCAAACCCCGCGGCTACGAAGTACAAACCAATCCGTCGCACAATCTGAAGTACGAAAGCAACGCATGGCCACAGCTGTTCCTCTACTCAAGGGAGGATCTTTTGATACCCTACACT GACATTGAAAAGTTTGCCAACTACCGACGACGCTGCGGTGTGGACGTGCGTTCGGTTTGCTTTGAACGTTCGGAGCATGTAAAACACTACATCCGGCATCCGCAGCAATACATCTACACCGTGTGCAAGTTTATTAACGACTGTTTATCTCACTACTATGGCAAATTTCACAACTAA
- the LOC128715156 gene encoding recombination repair protein 1 encodes MEDKPKKRGRQPKVVQEPNTMVPIEQEPDQMPVIEPLKAKGGKRKVNVSEAVATAKPQRKAVEKKSKVTASEQSNGLMETNEPVKSEEPVKKSRSTRKNVALDQPNVVVSEEHKTKAMPSEDSNGLLEKNRPVKKGRSTKKDTVVERSEPVTTPVKEQKTKGKKIFANDTKQSNEPKKTVESPMPAKRGRAKIGAAKLANNSEDTANPPKPKGRGKGKDKNDSETAAKKKEEDAKSLSAVESATAAPKPNARGKKKVAAADVTPAVASAPESPAKTVELPKRNRTRKTIVMSEANGEADGASNTKRKASAVASNGDIPTVTQRKRTKALVDDAEEVAVPSKEKKAKVATQKMNKCVTDYGTINFALDEPKPWTLKISSWNVAGLRAWVGKDGLEYIEHEQPDILCLQETKCTEDQLPDEARHIKGYHPYWLCKPGGYAGVAIYSKKMPIHVVYGLGDEELDSDGRLLTAEYEKFYLVCVYVPNAGKKLVNLPIRLRWNEKFHQYLRDLDAKKPVILCGDMNVAHEEIDLANPKTNRNNAGFTQEERDGMSNLLSLGFVDTFRKLYPDRKGAYSFWTYMGGARAKNVGWRLDYFITSERLVDKVTDNILRTQVYGSDHCPVTLFLNI; translated from the exons ATGGAGGATAAGCCGAAAAAACGTGGCCGTCAACCGAAGGTTGTGCAGGAACCGAATACGATGGTTCCGATCGAGCAGGAACCCGATCAAATGCCCGTGATAGAACCGTTGAAGGCTAAGGGTGGCAAACGGAAGGTTAACGTTTCCGAAGCTGTGGCCACGGCAAAGCCGCAACGAAAGGCGGTAGAAAAGAAGTCAAAGGTAACCGCATCGGAGCAAAGTAATGGgttgatggaaacaaatgaacCCGTAAAAAGTGAAGAACCGGTTAAAAAGAGTCGATCGACAAGGAAGAATGTGGCTCTGGATCAACCCAACGTGGTGGTATCGGAAGAACATAAAACGAAGGCTATGCCATCAGAGGATAGCAATGGGCTATTGGAAAAGAACAGACCGGTGAAGAAGGGTCGATCGACGAAGAAGGATACGGTAGTGGAACGATCGGAACCAGTCACCACACCGGTTAAAGAACAAAAGACAAAAGGCAAGAAAATTTTTGCTAATGATACCAAACAGTCAAATGAACCGAAAAAGACAGTTGAATCTCCAATGCCTGCTAAGAGAGGAAGAGCTAAAATCGGCGCTGCGAAGCTAGCAAACAATTCGGAAGACACAGCCAACCCACCAAAACCAAAGGGACGAGGCAAAGGCAAAG ataAAAACGATTCTGAAACTGCAGCCAAAAAGAAAGAGGAAGACGCAAAATCTCTGTCTGCTGTCGAATCAGCAACAGCGGCTCCAAAACCAAACGCAAGAGGCAAGAAGAAggtggctgctgctgatgttacTCCAGCTG TGGCTTCTGCACCTGAATCACCAGCAAAGACCGTAGAACTGCCCAAGCGAAACAGAACTCGTAAGACGATCGTTATGAGCGAGG CCAATGGAGAAGCTGATGGTGCCAGTAATACTAAGAGAAAAGCTTCTGCCGTAGCATCCAATGGAG ACATTCCGACCGTAACGCAACGGAAAAGGACTAAAGCACTGGTAGACGATGCAGAGGAAGTGGCGGTACcatcaaaagaaaagaaagcaaaagtagCTACGcagaaaatgaacaaatgtGTCACTGATTACGGCACCATCAACTTTGCGCTTGACGAGCCCAAACCGTGGACGCTAAAAATCTCCAGCTGGAACGTGGCCGGTTTGCGCGCTTGGGTCGGCAAGGATGGGCTGGAGTATATCGAGCACGAGCAGCCGGATATACTGTGCTTGCAGGAAACGAAATGTACCGAAGATCAACTGCCAGACGAAGCGCGTCACATCAAGGGTTACCATCCATACTGGTTGTGCAAACCTGGCGGATACGCTGGTGTGGCGATCTATTCGAAAAAGATGCCCATCCACGTAGTGTACGGGTTGGGCGATGAGGAGCTGGATTCCGATGGTCGGCTACTAACGGCCGAGTACGAGAAGTTCTACCTCGTGTGCGTATACGTACCGAACGCGGGGAAAAAGTTGGTCAACCTACCGATACGATTGCGGTGGAATGAAAAGTTTCACCAGTATTTGCGCGATCTGGACGCTAAGAAGCCAGTGATACTGTGTGGCGATATGAACGTTGCGCACGAGGAGATCGATCTGGCCAATCCCAAAACCAATCGTAACAATGCTGGCTTCACGCAGGAGGAACGCGACGGGATGAGCAATCTACTTTCGCTTGGTTTTGTCGATACGTTCCGGAAGCTTTACCCCGACCGGAAAGGAGCGTACTCGTTCTGGACGTATATGGGGGGAGCGAGAGCGAAAAATGTAGGGTGGAGACTGGATTATTTCATCACATCCGAGCGACTGGTGGACAAGGTaacggataacattctccggACGCAGGTATACGGTAGCGATCACTGTCCCGTGACgttgtttttaaacatttaa
- the LOC128711986 gene encoding alpha-ketoglutarate-dependent dioxygenase alkB homolog 4, with translation MDYPRPCGCKGRRTCLSCEAEFGIVRSDFYTTFQNSDSFVFCPRCSKIYPGWDWKKVLSEHADTPQHGGVQGENYPGVYIDLDFMSTADEVDLLQGLDELPWDISQSGRRKQNFGPKTNFKKTRLRPAQFAGFPRVTEFVQRRFEMIPLLANFQTIEQCSLEYAPERGASIDPHIDDCWIWGERIVTVNMLSDSVLTMSPYRCVDDKLKYNLHFLEQYRDRLLGELMDEKTMRCHEQRIVRIPMPRRSLLVLYGSPRYQWEHSVLREDITERRVCLAYREFTPMYLQGGSEFSQSKDILERAKQFWDHRSVTVDS, from the exons ATGGATTATCCCCGACCATGTGGTTGCAAGGGGCGTAGAACGTGCCTTAGCTGTGAGGCCGAATTTGGCATCGTGCGAAGTGATTTCTACACCACATTTCAG aactCCGATTCGTTTGTGTTCTGTCCGCGTTGCAGTAAAATTTATCCCGGTTGGGATTGGAAAAAGGTGCTTTCGGAGCATGCAGACACACCACAGCACGGTGGCGTGCAGGGAGAAAATTACCCGGGTGTGTACATTGATCTTGATTTTATGTCCACTGCAGATGAAGTGGATTTGTTGCAAGGTCTAGACGAGTTGCCGTGGGACATTTCACAGAGCGGTCGACGCAAGCAAAACTTCGGGCCgaaaacaaacttcaaaaaaACGCGCCTAAGACCGGCCCAGTTTGCTGGTTTTCCAAGAGTGACCGAATTTGTTCAGCGTCGTTTTGAAATGATCCCCCTGCTGGCCAACTTTCAAACGATAGAACAATGTTCTTTGGAATATGCACCTGAACGAGGTGCCTCGATCGATCCCCACATAGACGATTGCTGGATCTGGGGCGAACGGATCGTGACGGTTAATATGCTGAGCGATTCCGTGCTAACGATGTCACCGTATCGATGTGTTGACGATAAATTAAAGTATAATCTACACTTTCTGGAACAGTACCGTGATCGTTTGCTGGGAGAGTTGATGGATGAGAAAACGATGCGTTGCCATGAACAGCGTATCGTACGGATACCGATGCCGAG ACGTTCGCTGTTGGTACTTTACGGATCGCCTCGTTATCAGTGGGAGCACTCGGTTCTACGTGAGGACATAAcggagcgtcgtgtttgtttgGCGTATCGAGAATTTACACCGATGTATCTGCAAGGTGGCAGTGAGTTCAGTCAGAGTAAAGATATTTTGGAACGAGCGAAACAATTTTGGGATCACCGGTCAGTAACAGTGGACAGTTAA